A genomic window from Desulfobacterales bacterium includes:
- a CDS encoding type II toxin-antitoxin system VapC family toxin, giving the protein MIAVDTNILIRVLTKDDPVQAKRAARLLEVNDIFIAMTVILETEWVLRHAYAIERKTIQQAFRKLLGLPNVHVEDPNSLFRAIRWYETGLDFADALHLASGLKSESFATFEKKMIQKASKLTSIQFIMP; this is encoded by the coding sequence ATGATTGCAGTTGATACGAATATCCTGATCAGAGTTTTGACGAAAGATGACCCTGTTCAGGCCAAGCGGGCAGCCCGGCTGTTGGAAGTCAATGACATTTTTATTGCTATGACTGTTATACTGGAAACCGAATGGGTACTGCGACATGCCTATGCTATCGAGCGGAAAACCATCCAGCAGGCCTTCCGGAAGCTCTTAGGGCTCCCGAATGTGCATGTCGAAGATCCCAATAGTCTTTTTCGCGCCATACGCTGGTATGAAACAGGGCTCGACTTTGCAGATGCGCTCCACCTCGCATCGGGCTTAAAGTCAGAATCATTTGCAACCTTTGAAAAGAAAATGATACAAAAGGCATCCAAACTGACTTCAATTCAATTCATCATGCCCTGA
- a CDS encoding AbrB/MazE/SpoVT family DNA-binding domain-containing protein, with translation METTRLSEKGQIVIPKRVRDTRGWEAGIEFLIEELEDGVKLKPVKPFEETTLNDVLGCTRYNGAKKTLKDMEVAIAKGAKESR, from the coding sequence ATGGAAACCACCCGGTTGTCGGAAAAAGGCCAAATTGTGATACCCAAACGGGTTCGAGATACCCGTGGATGGGAAGCTGGAATCGAATTTCTAATCGAAGAATTAGAAGACGGGGTCAAGCTGAAACCTGTCAAGCCATTTGAAGAGACCACGCTCAATGACGTTTTAGGATGCACGCGCTATAACGGAGCGAAAAAAACCCTGAAGGATATGGAAGTTGCCATTGCAAAGGGGGCGAAAGAAAGCCGATGA
- the htpX gene encoding zinc metalloprotease HtpX → MGNQIKTTILLATMTALILWIGQFLGGRQGMIIALVLAAGMNFFSYWFSDKIVLAMYSAREVTAQERPEIYEMVRTLCQRAGLPLPKIFIIPQETPNAFATGRNPEHAVVAVTEGLLKLMSREEIMGVLAHELAHVKNRDILIGSIAATMAGAIMLLATMARWSVLLGGGRSNDGENRMGGIGLIVMSILAPLAAMLIQMAISRSREYLADKTGAGFAGHPEGLARALEKLGAYSGRLPLQANPSTAHMFIVNPLSGSSFTGLFSTHPPLAERIARLRGVKPTPPSGDSGRANDRMETEAKNTWDRLSG, encoded by the coding sequence ATGGGAAATCAAATAAAAACCACGATTTTGCTGGCGACCATGACCGCACTGATTCTGTGGATCGGGCAGTTTTTGGGCGGCCGCCAGGGTATGATCATTGCGCTGGTTTTGGCAGCCGGCATGAATTTTTTCAGCTACTGGTTTTCAGATAAAATCGTTTTGGCCATGTACAGCGCCCGGGAAGTCACCGCCCAGGAAAGACCGGAAATCTATGAAATGGTTCGCACCCTATGCCAGCGGGCCGGTCTGCCCCTGCCCAAGATATTCATTATTCCCCAGGAGACCCCCAATGCCTTTGCCACCGGTCGGAACCCGGAACATGCGGTTGTGGCCGTCACCGAAGGGCTGCTCAAACTGATGAGCCGGGAGGAGATCATGGGTGTACTGGCCCATGAACTGGCCCACGTCAAAAACAGGGACATCCTGATCGGGTCGATTGCCGCCACCATGGCCGGCGCCATTATGCTGCTGGCCACCATGGCGCGCTGGTCGGTGCTCCTGGGCGGCGGTCGGAGCAATGACGGAGAAAACCGGATGGGCGGCATCGGGTTGATCGTGATGTCGATATTGGCGCCGCTGGCGGCAATGCTGATTCAAATGGCCATATCCCGATCCCGGGAATATCTGGCCGATAAAACCGGCGCCGGTTTTGCCGGACATCCCGAGGGGTTGGCCCGCGCACTGGAAAAACTGGGAGCCTATTCCGGCAGACTCCCCCTGCAGGCCAATCCATCCACGGCTCACATGTTTATCGTCAACCCGCTGTCAGGCAGCAGTTTTACCGGCCTGTTTTCGACACACCCGCCTCTGGCCGAACGCATTGCCCGGCTACGGGGCGTTAAGCCCACGCCCCCAAGCGGCGATTCAGGCCGTGCCAATGATCGCATGGAAACCGAAGCGAAGAATACCTGGGATCGATTATCGGGCTGA
- a CDS encoding ketoacyl-ACP synthase III, translated as MESIRILGTGSYVPPRVLTNFDLQAMGLETTDEWIIKRTGISERRIAAPEVATSDLGLQASRNALKAAGLSAADIDLIIMATITPDTCCPAAANWLQAKLNAPQAFSFDITAACSGFVFGLNAAVQYLQNRTCRHVLVVAAEVMSRTLNWQDRSSCILWGDGAGAAVLSRASKGPELLSTHLHTDGANGQDLLLPGGGSKTTPISHESVEKGLHYLNMIEANLSFRVAVRHFIESIQEALQHNGLTVDDVDWFIPHQANIRMFQSIAKSLHIPMEKFYITLHKYGNISSASCAIALDEAIRDGSIRPDHLVCMPVFGGGLTWGSAMIRW; from the coding sequence ATGGAATCTATTCGAATTCTGGGAACAGGGTCGTATGTGCCGCCAAGGGTGCTCACCAATTTTGATCTGCAAGCCATGGGCCTGGAAACCACCGATGAGTGGATTATCAAACGCACCGGGATCAGCGAAAGAAGAATTGCCGCGCCGGAAGTTGCGACATCGGATCTAGGCCTTCAAGCCTCCCGGAACGCACTCAAAGCCGCCGGTTTATCGGCCGCCGACATTGATCTGATTATTATGGCAACGATTACACCGGATACTTGCTGCCCGGCTGCTGCCAACTGGCTGCAGGCCAAGCTGAACGCTCCCCAGGCGTTCAGCTTTGATATTACGGCGGCGTGTTCGGGATTTGTTTTCGGCCTGAACGCGGCGGTCCAGTATCTGCAGAACCGCACTTGCCGCCATGTTCTGGTGGTGGCGGCGGAGGTCATGAGCCGCACCCTTAACTGGCAGGACCGCAGCAGCTGTATTTTATGGGGGGATGGGGCCGGGGCGGCGGTCCTGAGTCGGGCAAGCAAGGGGCCGGAATTGCTGTCGACCCATTTGCACACAGACGGCGCCAATGGGCAGGATTTGCTGTTGCCGGGGGGTGGTTCAAAGACAACCCCGATTTCCCATGAAAGCGTCGAAAAGGGGCTTCATTATCTGAATATGATTGAAGCCAATTTAAGTTTTCGTGTGGCGGTGAGGCATTTTATTGAGTCCATCCAGGAGGCGTTACAGCATAATGGCTTGACGGTTGATGACGTCGATTGGTTTATCCCGCACCAGGCCAACATCCGGATGTTTCAATCCATTGCCAAGAGCCTGCATATCCCCATGGAAAAATTTTACATCACCCTTCATAAATATGGAAACATCTCTTCGGCTTCCTGTGCCATTGCCCTTGATGAGGCGATCCGGGACGGCAGCATCCGACCCGATCATTTAGTCTGCATGCCGGTTT